Within the Naumovozyma castellii chromosome 1, complete genome genome, the region cattGATGAGATTGATTCCTTTTTAAGGGAACGTATGTCTTCGGATCACGAAGTTACAGCAAGCTTGAAGGCGGAGTTTATGACGCTTTGGGATGGATTATTAAGTAATGGTCGTGTGATGATCATTGGGGCTACAAATAGAATGAATGACATTGATGATGCATTTTTAAGAAGATTACCAAAGAGATTTCTTATCTCATTACCAGGTATTGAACAAAGAGAGAAGATTTTAAACGTATTATTAAAAGGAACAAGAGTAGATGAAAATGACTTCGATATAAAAAGAATTGCACAACATACCAATGGAATGTCGGGTTCAGATCTAAAAGAATTATGCAGAGAGGCGGCTTTAAGCGCTGCTAAAGAATACATTAGGCAAAAGCAACTTCTGCAAAAGaaccaaaatattgaaggtAGTAAAGATCTAGCATTGACTCCCAGACCTTTGAGGACATCTGATTTTACCTCATATCTAGCTCATGGAACAACCCACTCCAACAATCCATTTGATTTAGACTAATTATTGCGATAAATTTGTTACATATCTCGCTTAAATCAGAATGAACATATACGTAATTGTATCTAGAGAGAATCTGTAAGTAGTAAAATGCATGgctcaaaagaaaaagggCTTTAACCTGCTaattaaaagaaaactTTTGTATTCTTATCGTAAATTATGTATCGATTGTGGGAATCGTGGTAGGAATGAAATTACTGGCGCGAAGTaggaagaattaaaaacaGGCGAAGCCATTCATTACCAATGAATAAAATTACACACTCAGTCGAGACTTCACGTTATACCTATTGTGTTTATTGGAAcctttgaatttgttttcAACTAACTAAATTATGGAAAGATTGTCAACCGAGGAAGAGAATGCTACTTCGAAGAGAGCCAATCAAAAATTGTATGTATAAAAATCCATTTCTTCCAACAAAGGCGATGTTTATACTAACAAAGGGAATCTGTTTAAATAGTTGCCTACCATGCGCTGCATATGTTACCTTTCGAGATATTGgtaaaaatatttccctTAAAGTGGATAATTACATGAATGGCGTAGCCGAAAATACTTCTAATGATCCCTCCAACGAACCAAACAACACAATTTCTATAAATTCGCAAATTGTACCCCCTATACAACCATCACATTCACAAATACTGATACCCGGATCAAGGACATACAATGAAGATAATCCACCAGATGTCCAAAAGCTAGGTTCATCATCGTGGACACTATTACACGCAGTTACAGCCAAGTATCCTACAAAACCCacagattttgaaaaattgcAGATGCAAAAGTTTCTAATGCTATTTTCACATGTGTACCCATGCAATTGGTGTGCTAAGGATTTTGAGAAGTTTATTGAGGCGAATTCACCAAGAGTAGAATCAAGAGATGAACTAGGCCGTTGGATGTGTGAAGCTCATAATCATGTAAATAATAAGCTAGGAAAGCCTAAGTTTGACTGTAATTTTTGGGAAAAGAGATGGAAGGATGGTTGGGATGAATGAAGCATAACTAAATTCAGTAGATTTTTTTATAATCGAATATTGATAGATTTTGAACcctattattaatatttagCGTTGCACATTCACGGACGGAACGCgaagtttcaaaatttttaCTTGCTAACGCTATATAAAGAGGCATTCATCGGAAAAGTAAATTCTAAACAAGTAAAGTACTCTTAGACAAATAGAAACAGCCAGTTTAAAAAAACCTTCCAACCTGAGATTTTCGAATGATAAAGTAATATGAAATACAACACGGTAGGTACCGTTAGCTTTTTTCAAGATCTTTATAACAACAACTCAGCTGATGGCCTCTTCGAAGATCCTTAAACTTTGATACAAATGTGTCTTGTGGTCTAGGGATTCAAAGCGAGGCCTATATTGAAAGTGTATGTCATGGtacaaaaacaaaaaaattgtgACATCTCATTGACTTAGGTTCCATATATTTATGGACTTGTATTGTGAGGATTTAGAGCCATTTCGGGCTCTACCTTATTACATTTCAATGATACATTTCTTTTTCTATATAAGTCTAtcttttcttgattttAAATGCAGTTTTCTTAACAATTACATAATTTTGATATGCTACCAATTACTCTCACCATTTGGTTAGGTCTGTTCTGTGAACAATGAAAACGGAAGGTCGTTGGCTAAGTCGGAAGATGTTGAAATAAAACATATCAAAATGGGTATAtttatctttctttctaACAGCTCATTTCTACCTGGTTGGATCGACTGAAATGATAACATTCGATTCCATTGATGTATTGTCGTGGAGGTATCCTTTTCCTTGATTACtttttttgtaatttccaaaatacTTAACATCTTCTGGAGGTGAGGTCCATGAGCTTCAAGACATACAAAACCTTCCGTCGATTCCAGAAGACCCTGCAATTTATCTACGGTATGCTTAATGTTAGCATTTTTGGTTATACAAACTCGTTTCGTGTTGGTTGCTAAACCTGGATTTTTCTCAAATATAGTGGTTTCGAGCCAACTTGAAATAAACTCTTTGCATGGATTatcattcttcttgatttcAGATATGTCTCTCTCTGCCATTGTAATCAGTAAATGATGGGGAATATAGATATAACAATCGTGCGAGTATACTTTAGCTGATGTTGTAATATACTTCTTGCTATCTTTGGTGGGTCATCTTTACAAACTGTTTCAATCGTAAATTTACTCGCTGTAATGAAGACTGTACCAATCTCAAAACCCAACCACCATAAAACACCCAAACGTCGGAATTGTAAATGTTAAAAAAGTTgcaaatttttaaaattattttgtCACGGACGCGAAGCTTCAATTCTGAATTCTGGAAAAGCTAATGGTAAAAATCATTCGGAAGATTACTACTTTTAAAAGCTTGCGTACGATTAATTgaatcttctctttcaataaaaaataGAAGTAAGCGTAAAACCTTTAAACATCCTACAGATAAAacaaatttgaaatgggAGGCGTTCGTGAAAAGAAAGCTGAATACTTTGCTAAATTAAGAGAATACTTGGAAGAATACAGatccatcttcatcgttgGTGTCGACAATGTTTCTTCTCAACAAATGCACGAAGTTAGAAAGGAATTGAGAGGTAGAGGTGTTGTCTTGATGGGTAAGAACACCATGGTTAGAAGAGCCATCAGAGATTTCATCACTGACTTACCAGATTACGAAAAGGTCTTGCCTTTCATCAAGGGTAACGTTGGTTTCGTTTTCACTAACTCCTCTTTGCAAGAAATCAAGGAAGTTATCATCTCCAACAAGGTTGCCGCTCCAGCCAGAGCCGGTGCCATTGCTCCAGAAGATATCTGGGTTAGAGCTGTTAACACTGGTATGGAACCAGGTAAGACTTCTTTCTTCCAAGCTTTAGGTGTTCCAACCAAGATTGCCAGAGGTaccattgaaattgtttcCGATGTCAAGGTTGTTGATGCCGGTCACAAGGTCGGTCAATCCGAAGCTTCCttgttgaatttgttgGAAATCTCTCCATTCAAGTTCGGTTTGTCCATTGTCCAAGTCTACGACAACGGTCAAATTTTCCCATCCTCCGTCTTGGATATcactgatgaagaattggtCGAACACTTCGTTTCTGCTGTCTCTACCATCTCTGCTATTTCTTTGGCTGTCGGTTACCCAACCTTGCCATCTGTCGGTCACTCTTTGATCAACAACTACAAGAACTTGTTAGCTGTTGCCATTGGTTCCGGTTACCATTTCgctgaaattgaagatttggtTGACAGAATTGAAAACCCAGAAAAGTATGCTTCTGCTGCTCCAGCTGCTGGTGCTGCCGCTGCTTCCTCTGATGCTGCTGCCACTGAAGAAGCTGCtgctgaagatgaagaatctgaagatgatgacatGGGTTTCGGTTTATTCGATTAAGGAATTTACATTAgttaatatttaattaaaaacaatttatattatataattaTATCTTCTTACTGAATCAAATATACTcatttgcatttttaaTGGTTGATCTTGTTAGTAGttttaatttttggattctAAGGCGCCGTTCGAACTCGAACGTTCATAAAATAGACAGATACTGGGAAGCATTGACTACTACTACTTTAACTGATCACATTCGTACAATGCACTCAAGAGGGTATAAACTACAAACATTAGTACATCCTTTATTTTTCAGGCGGCTACACAATAGTGTAAGATGTTACTATCAAACAAACACAACCTACAATTCATATGAACAGGCAAACACGGAGCTAATGACGGATGATATACCTACAGTGAATCTAGCTTTCGATCGTTTAAAAGCTCCCAATAAAATGGGTCTCAATGCCAACCCTTTGGTTATCTTACATGGCTTTTTCGGTAATAAATCTAATAACCGTACATTGGGGAAAGGGTTAAATGAGAAGTTGAACAGAGATGTATACTTGTTAGATTTAAGGAATCATGGTCGCTCTCCACATATTGAAAGACACGACTATGCTTCCATGGCCCATGATGTAGAGAAGTTCATTCAAACGAAGATTaataaagagaaaaaacCTATTATCATTGGACATTCGATGGGTGCAAAGGTCGGGATGAGTGTTGTGTTAAGGAAACCTGATCTTTGCTCCATGTTGGTTAATATGGAGAATGCGCCTGTTAGTAAAGTTCCTGAAGGTATATTTCCTCGTTATATTAAGGCATTACAGGAAATCGTTCAGGATGAATCTATAACTAATTCTGAACAAGCGGACAAAGCCTTACagagaattgaaaaaaacgCAGTAGTTCGTCAATTTTTAATGACGAACCTGACAAGGGTTAAGAAAGACGGTAAGAACGGGTACAAGTCTAGAGTACCATTAGAGATCTTGAATGATGCTATCGTTAAGGGTAAAATCTCCGGTTGGGAGTTCAATTCATCGCTGAATAGATGGACGGGACCCACGCTATTTATCCGAGGCACTGAATCTAATTATGTGGCGGACGAGTATTTACCTGCGATTGGCAATTTCTTCCCCAATTTCGAGTTGCGGGATGTGAATGCTGGTCATTGGGTCAACTCTGAGAACCCGACCGCCTGTATAGACTACATTACGGATTTCGTTGAAAGGCATGAAGATGtatagatagatagataaataagtaaataaaatagCCGCCAAAGATGAACATAAATTAACACAAAAAGTCTAGATTCAGATCTATTTGCTTCGAGTTACCCAAAAGGGAAACTCGAGAAAACGGGGTTACCCGCCTGCCCCACACGGGTTCCGGGTAACCGTGTTGTAATAACGCGTAAAGGGTTACCCTTTTAAGCCGATTCACTTTCGCGTCTCGAGAAAGGCGGAGAATTTTTTTGCAAAGAAGTAGTCTGCTGCCGAGATTTTGACATTAGACAACCATCGCGGCCTGATTGTTTCTATATATACAATTTCCTCTTACAATATAGTCTTTGCCTCTTTTTTTGATCCAGTTTGATCCGTATCACTACATACTACCTATTTATTCTATTTGTACACTCTTTTCCTAGCTTTTCACTTAGAACTAGACTAACCAGTATTGTCATTTATTACTTTCAGGTGGTTAAGGACGGTTTTGTGTTACTATCGTATTTCATTTAAGGTCAAAAATAGACGCTCATCTAGCTATCGTTAAAAAAAACGGAATTAATCTGTTTCAACCTTTCAATAGTTATACAGTTGAATCGAACCAGTCGAGGTGCACAAATAAATTACTTTTGCTTCAAAGACTATCGCAAAACGTATTAGCGCTcgttatattttattcaccttttctttttttttagaCTCCTAAGCTAAGACAAACAACAAATCCATCAAGTGAGAACACTAAAAGTAATATTCGATACATTATACATTCATTAGCTCGTCATGTCCTATCACGATAGAGACGTTCACAACCAAGAGCCGACCATCGATCAATATGGTCAGCCAATATATCCGCAAGATGATTCATACAGCCAAGATGGCGAATCACATCAAGAACAATACATGAACGAAAATTACTCAGATTTTAGCAGTTTTGCTGCCCCAAATGGTGCtcataataatacaaattCTGCATCCACATATGATGATAGTTATGGGGGACAGTATACTTCTTCTCAAGTTAGTTATAGTGAACAAACTGGGACATCTACGCCCGTTTTCGGCAGTGGTCCATTTAATATGCCAGATGGATTAAATGTAGGACTACCTAATGATCCATATCCAGCATGGACCGCAGATGAGGATGCACCAGTAAATATTGAgcaaattgaagatatatttattgatttaacaaataaatttggttTCCAAAGAGATTCAatgagaaatatttttgatcATTTTATGACTTTATTAGATTCAAGAGCTTCAAGAATGACCCCGGCACAAgcattaatttcattacaTGCTGATTATATTGGAGGTGATACATCCAATTATAAGAAATGGTATTTCGCAGCTCAATTAgatatggatgatgaaattggGTTTAGAAACGTTAAAATGGGGAAATTATCGAGAAAGGCTAGAAAAGCtaagaaatcaaataaaaaagCTATCAAACATTCTTCTCCAGAGGCCGTTGAGGCAACATTACAACAATTAGAAGGCGATAACTCATTACAAGCCGCTGATTATAGATGGAAGGCTAAAATGAGTAGTTTATCTCCAGAGGAAATGGTTCGTCAATTGgctttatatttattatgttGGGGTGAAGCTAATCAAGTAAGATTTACTTCAGAATGTTTATGTTTCATTTACAAATGTGCTTatgattattatcaatCTCCAGAATGCCAACAAAGAACCCAACCCTTACCAGAAGgtgattatttgaatagaATTATTTCACCATTATATCATTTCTTG harbors:
- the ERV1 gene encoding flavin-linked sulfhydryl oxidase (ancestral locus Anc_4.167) — its product is MLLRREPIKNCMYKNPFLPTKAMFILTKGICLNSCLPCAAYVTFRDIGKNISLKVDNYMNGVAENTSNDPSNEPNNTISINSQIVPPIQPSHSQILIPGSRTYNEDNPPDVQKLGSSSWTLLHAVTAKYPTKPTDFEKLQMQKFLMLFSHVYPCNWCAKDFEKFIEANSPRVESRDELGRWMCEAHNHVNNKLGKPKFDCNFWEKRWKDGWDE
- the POP6 gene encoding ribonuclease P/MRP protein subunit POP6 (ancestral locus Anc_4.169), with protein sequence MAERDISEIKKNDNPCKEFISSWLETTIFEKNPGLATNTKRVCITKNANIKHTVDKLQGLLESTEGFVCLEAHGPHLQKMLSILEITKKVIKEKDTSTTIHQWNRMLSFQSIQPGRNELLERKINIPILICFISTSSDLANDLPFSLFTEQT
- the RPP0 gene encoding 60S ribosomal protein uL10 (ancestral locus Anc_4.170), whose protein sequence is MGGVREKKAEYFAKLREYLEEYRSIFIVGVDNVSSQQMHEVRKELRGRGVVLMGKNTMVRRAIRDFITDLPDYEKVLPFIKGNVGFVFTNSSLQEIKEVIISNKVAAPARAGAIAPEDIWVRAVNTGMEPGKTSFFQALGVPTKIARGTIEIVSDVKVVDAGHKVGQSEASLLNLLEISPFKFGLSIVQVYDNGQIFPSSVLDITDEELVEHFVSAVSTISAISLAVGYPTLPSVGHSLINNYKNLLAVAIGSGYHFAEIEDLVDRIENPEKYASAAPAAGAAAASSDAAATEEAAAEDEESEDDDMGFGLFD
- the IMO32 gene encoding Imo32p (ancestral locus Anc_4.172) yields the protein MVDLVSSFNFWILRRRSNSNVHKIDRYWEALTTTTLTDHIRTMHSRGYKLQTLVHPLFFRRLHNSVRCYYQTNTTYNSYEQANTELMTDDIPTVNLAFDRLKAPNKMGLNANPLVILHGFFGNKSNNRTLGKGLNEKLNRDVYLLDLRNHGRSPHIERHDYASMAHDVEKFIQTKINKEKKPIIIGHSMGAKVGMSVVLRKPDLCSMLVNMENAPVSKVPEGIFPRYIKALQEIVQDESITNSEQADKALQRIEKNAVVRQFLMTNLTRVKKDGKNGYKSRVPLEILNDAIVKGKISGWEFNSSLNRWTGPTLFIRGTESNYVADEYLPAIGNFFPNFELRDVNAGHWVNSENPTACIDYITDFVERHEDV